AATCCAAACGAGCAGGAGAAAGATGATTAGTTTAACAGAGCTTTGCAGGAAGCTGAAGTCCGTTTGAACTGTTGCCTGgaaaaatgtggattttttaaaatggaaaatattcatTCTGACCTTTTGTGTGGTAATAAAATCCAGCATGGCAAAGAAGGCAGCAACTCCCAAACCTGGACCGTCACATCACATATTTTAACTCTGCAGTCCCAAACATTCTTGGAACAAGTGAATTATATCTTTCTAAAGCTTTGTCATCACACGAAATCCCACAAAAAATCCAGATGCTGCACTTAATGTGACACTTACCTCTAATTTAGTGTTCTTATCTTGACTAAAGCGCTTGCAAATGCATATTTTCTTCTGATTCATGCCTTTAAAACCTGATATGAACCTGCTTAAAGTTCCCCTGCTCAACAGTATCACATCtgattgttctgttttctgtcgGTCTTTCAGCCTCGAGGTCAACGTCTCTCTCCGAGTCgtccagagacagagacagagagcgagagagagaccgggacagagacagagaccgagaccgagacagagacaggaggtAAGACACTGCTGGACTGTCAAAAACTATACAACCAAGAACCGTAATGTTAATGTTGAAGTGTTAGAAGGAAAAACTGGCAAGCTTAAGGATATGAGCGACTTTGACAAGAACCAAACTCTGATGGCTAGATGATTGGATCAGAACATCTCTAAAAGCAGGTCAGTTCCTATCAATGCTGGTCCAAAGAAGGAAAAGTTGGTGAACCTGAGACAGGGTCATGGTCAACCACGGCTCACTGATGCACATGGGGAGAAGGTTGGATCCAACAGACAAGCTACTGTAGCTCAGACTGCCAAAAGCACCAACAATGGGAGCAATGGAAGAAGGTGATCTGGTCTGATGAATCACGTTTACCTGGGGAACACGACGAGCCGCcttctgctggttctgctgggaaacctcGGGTCCAACCTTTAATGGAAACAGTATTCCCTGATGGCAGTGGCttggtttgaggaacacaacaatGAGTTCAAGGTGTTGCCTTCGAATTtcccagatctcaatccaatcgagcatctgtgggatgtgctggACCAACAAGTCCGATTGATtcttggtgccagataccacagcagaCTTTGAGAGGTCTAGTAGAGTCCATGTCTTGATGGATCAAGGCAGGTGGTCATAATGTCATGATTGATCTGTGTAAATGTATAAGTCAGAATTGTGTTTGCTTTGACGTTGATGCTTTTTAATCGGTCTGTCCAGTCAGGACAAGAGaatatttttaatcaacaaGCGAGCGTGACGGTTTGTGTTGACAGTAAATAAGCTTCATGAAAGGAATGTGCCTTCTTCACTGCGAGCGGTTTATCGCTCACTTCCTTCctgcttcacattcacacccTTGTATTATTATTCTTGGATTTTAAccaatataaacatttacaaaccaCCCCTCAATGATTAAACCACATCGTTAGTGCGGGACACTTCCTTCATATTAATCACTTCCACTCCGCGTGGACGCCGGAGTCCTTGACCgtcataaacacacaggagacagaCTGTGTTGTGGCTGGATTTGCAAGCCATGAAGTACAAATACTAATACACCAAGCAGCCAAATGGAAGTGTATATCTTTGTGCTCCTTCATGGTAGTCATGTAGCGGTCAGCAGGATATTTATGCCACATTGTAGACCATGTTGTTCTTCTCGTCTTCCTATGGGTGACTTCCGGTCAGCgtggtgtttatttttttgctggACACATCTAGAAAATGTTTTCGCCGCTGTGTTGCATCTTGTCTGAATGCCGCTTCATTGGAAGTCCTAAAGCGTCCAACCATGTCACACGAGCTTGTTAGGAAAGAGTTTGTCTGAATTCTGGCGGTGTTGTTATGATGTTGGTTGACAAAATTAGTAATagtttggaaaataaaaagagttCATTTGATCTGTTTGCTCTCAGGTAATCCgtttctgtttcctgctgttAAACAACATATCTGTCTGTTGGTGACTTCCTGTTATCTGCACCTGTTGCTAGGCGACCAGAGATCACCATCCTGTCCGCTGAGCCGTTGGCGTCCACGTCCTGGTTCCCTGGAGCTTCGGGAGGATTcccgcctccccctcctcctgccgCACAGATCTGGGGACCCACAATCCCTCCGTCCATACAGGTGACTGTTGATGAGGTCTCCGTAcgaacagccaaacatcagcaacagccgtcagcccagctcggcgtctgtcttttagccttttatttcaccaagctaTCACTAAAAgaaagaggctgctgagcctgagtTAGATTGCCCActtgtccagctccggttctggcacgacaccggctctgtcCCCGTCAGTGCCCCAgacctgtaaacctcctcttcttcttcccggtggtccaaaactcctgtggtacaaacactaacactcccccggtgctctgagctcacagtccgggcagcccggctaacaaactgagctaacagcagctacagtgtgGTCAGACATTCAGGTGTGTGATGCCGTGTACACAACGGTAAAATGTGACTAAACTTGCCGTTTGTcgtcctcagcctcctccttccTATGAGGAGGTGATCAGGGAGAAGACTCAGGAGCAggttctcctccctcctccttcctcctgccCCTCCTAcccttcctcatcctcatcacGTCCAGCCCCGTCCATAACCATCGCCACACAGACTGACCCGGGATCTGCCCCCGACCTGCCCGCAGACTCACAGGGTGAGTGAGGAGACGTCTCGTcttcttcacttcatttttatttttatgattttaaacatttttgtgtttgtgtgcagcgaGAAGACCGCTGAGACCGCCACGGCCTCGGCTCCCGCAGGCCCCCAGACCGCCTCACGTTGATGACGCCACCGCCACCGCCAGCCAATCAACACTCGCCTCCCTTGACAGCGACAGCGTGGTACCAAGCACACACCCTGAGGCCGCCGCTCACACACATTGCTGCAACCTTCTCACTGAGCTCTGTTCACCTTTGACCTCAACCTCTAGTGCTCAAACTGACCAATGGGATCAGTCCCTGCCTACTACTTCCTCTAACGTCCCGTCGGAGCGCCCCAGGCCACGCCCCCGCTCCAGGCTCAGTGTACAGCCAATCAGCAGCGAGGTCAAAGTTCAGACTTTGGTGAAACTGCGCGAGGACGGTTTGGCAACGCTCGCCGCCCGCGCAGGAACTGACGCCGGCAACCAGGAAGCGAGTCAGGGGAAGTACCTCCAGGAGCTGCTCGAGGCCTTCAGCGCCGACGACTGGGGCTTCCCTGAGCGCCGCAGCGACAGCAGTGggcacagccaatcagagagcgaggacgaggacgaggacgaggacgaggaggacatGGCGACTCTGAAAGCGAGGATACAAGCCTtcgagcagcagcaggtggctGATGGGAGCTGTGGAGACGGCAACAACAGAGACTTTGCTGCCGCAAAGAAACCCGAACCCCGGCCACGCCCTCGACTCCAGGGGCAACCAGCCAAATCTGCCCCGCCCACTGTCGCCCCGAAACCCAAAAACTTCTCACATGCCCCGAAACCCTCCACCAAAGTATTCTGGGAGGACGGCGGTGCGTCAGCAGACTCTGAGGCTTTGAAAACAACCGAGACTCCGTCGACAGACGTGAACCCTCAACCTGCTACCGAACCAACAACATCCTGTACCCCGAGACCTGCTCCAGCTCTGGTTCCCTGCAAAAACTCTGAAAAACCCTCAATAACACCAAAACCACAGTCTGCCACAGAGATCCCTGCTCCTGTCCCGGCGCCCAGGCCTCCTCCACCCAAACTAACCCCGTCTGTCAGTGACGCTCCTCCCCCAGCCAACCCCAAACCTCCTCCCAGACCTCCAGTCGCCCCCAGGGCCAGCGTAGGTGCTCCACCCCAGGATAAGAGCACCACGTCTGGGCACACCACCCCAACTCTGCCCCCGAGACCTTCTGTGGAGGTCGGCGGTGGAGCGCAGACGGAGGCTGGAACCAACGAGACGCAGGACGCCTCAAACCAAACAGGTGAGTGTTCAGTCGTCCGTGATCTTTACCAACCTCTGCGGTGCCGGATGTTTTTGTTCCGGACCAGAGAGCGGAGAGGTGGTGAACTGTTTCTGCACGTGCTCAGAAGTTCAGGTGCTTTcacaaatatttacatgaaGGAAACGTGCCACGCTGCTTATCTACAGATAACCTGAACGTGTAACTGCTGCCGCTGATAAACTCCCTGTTTAGTCGAGCGTTATCGACTGAACTTCAGACTCGTTggcagagcagctgctgtccTGATCTGCATTATTTCGTTGGGTTTCAGTCGACTGCGAAAGGCCGTTCAGTTTTTTAGCTGCACATTGTTCCAgacttctgttttttattttcagcccttttaaataatgaagtgtaaataaaatgacagtcGTGTCTGATCGTCAGACTAACTTATAAGCTGCTTGTTGTGTCTCCCAAACCTCGACTGGCTCAATATTTGAATAAAGGTTCACCTGTGAGGACACACAAAGGAGTCCTTAAGTCAACCTGGAAGCGCTCATGCTGATGAGCACTGTGCCAGTGCGTCGCGTGAAAGGTGAGCTGGAGTGAGCCCTGTTGAAACACTCTCCTGTTTACCGTGAAACCTCTCTGGGATTTACCGTGACGTCAGCGCCTCTGATGTCGGCCACGGAAAACAGAGTTTCATTGTAATGTGAGAGCGAACGAGCAGACGTCACTGCTCGCGGGAGAAGAAAGGCAAGACGCTGAAAAAAGGAAGTGACTCTTCGGCACAGATAACCTGCTGAACACACTGTGCCCAGCTTAAATATTGACTTTGTCATACACTCGGGCCGCTGTGGATAAAAGCTGCTATTCATGACTTCATATATTTAGACAGCTGGAGAAacagtcgaccaatcagagctttgcTCTACCTACTTTGCTGTACACAGCAGGAAGTGTAGATCAGGTTgatgtactcgagtatttggtctgattacattacattactttgctgacagccaatcatcagccaggtcaccagcagcagacacagcagccttccttccttcctttcagtCTTTCAACACTTTCTTCGTCCTTCCTTCAAACTTTAGACTCGACCAGCGccgactcaagtgacatcactcgaGTCATGTTCATCACGCAGACGTTGTGTcgtttgttctgtctgtttcagtgaAAACAGGAAGCGTCCGCCCGGGCATCCCGACCAAACCAGCAGCACTGACCTCACCGCGCAGAGCCAGcggtaagagtgtgtgtgtgtgtgtgtgtgtgtgtgtgtgtgtgtgtgtgtgtagctttcGTACAATAGAGTGTCTGAGAGCTTAGAGACAGAAATCTGACTCATTATGCTGCAGAAATATGCAAACATGCAGAGACAtttacatgctgtgtgtgttgtagagTGCAGAGGGGAGATTTACATAATTCAATCCAAACGCCGTGGAAGAAAAATGCTGCGATTGTGTGAGCAGAAAAAAGCCTCACTGTTAGTCTGACGTGTCAGAAAAGTGTCCGTGTGCACCGCCAGCTGTACGCCGCTCGCCACGTGATTGGTCGACTTGACCGGAGAGAGTCTTGAGAGAGGCTTGAGCCAggaaacatgtgtgtgtgtatactttaACAGttgtaatataaaaaatatttaattgtacGAGCTGAGATTTCATCCCTGTCACGTCTAAAACAGCAGAATGTCTTTACAAACGTATCCGTAAAGGTCTGTCGTAGACAAATTTCCAGTTTTGTGGtataaaattaaagttttgCTCGAGTTGTGTCACACTCCCGTCATCTTGATTTAACGTGGTCGAAAAACTCTCTGAGCCGTTTGACTCATTACTGACTCTCGGACAGGAATTTGAACAAATCTTCTTTTGAGTCATTTCGTTCTCGTTGCTCGTGCAgcgctgtagccctcttgtggcCGATGTAAACGTGACAAACGAATAAAAGACAGATTCGtatgaacgaaccgctgtgtgtactgctcgtcacgTGACAAGCGAAGAAAAGGCCAATCCGCATaaacgaaccgctgtgtgtactgctcgtcacgTAACAAACGAATAAAAGACAGATTCGtatgaacgaaccgctgtgtgtactgctcgtcacgTGACAAACGAAGAAAAGGCCAATCCGCATaaacgaaccgctgtgtgtactgctcgtcacgTGACAAACGAAGAAAAAGCCAATCCGtatgaacgaaccgctgtgtgtactgctcgtcacgTAACAAGCGAAGAAAAGGCCAATCCGtatgaacgaaccgctgtgtgtactgctcgtcacgTAACAAACGAAGAAAAGGCCAATCCGtatgaacgaaccgctgtgtgtactgctcgtcacgTGACAAACGAACGAGAGACTCAAACTTGAGGACGCGCAGTCGAGTCGTGAACTAAtcgtttctgctgctgtgtggcaATGGAACAAATCACTCAGAGGCTACTCATCACTCCCGAGTCATTTAAAAGATACATTCACGACCGACGCACCACGAGTCTGAAGttgatctttgttttcttcGTCTTGATGTTCcgataaaatcaaacatttttaatatcattGACGTCTTGTAGGAGCGCTCTCTCGAGTGCAGAGTAAACATGGAGGAGACTTGAGGGAGTCTTGGTTCTGCTGGACTgtagagaagaaggagaagttGGTGGAGTGAAGTATCCTCATGATGGAGTAAGGAAGGAAGAACTGCTAACTGTGTTCACTCTCTGATATGTATAATCTGCCCTCCAGCTCCAAATCTGGCCCCCAAACCTGCTGGTGTCTCACCTCCGGACTCAAACCCAGCCCCACCCAAACCTACAGCTGCCGCCCCGGCCATGACCCCCAAACCGGCCGCCTCTCCGACCCCGGGCCTCAAACCGCCGACTCCAGCTCCGGCTCCGGCCATGAGGAAAGGCCCCGTGATCCAGACCAAACCAGACACCACGATCCCGAACCCGTCAGaccctcctctgcctccacGGTAAGAAAGATCCACAGGAGGAGGCGACACCGTGACTCCACTGTCCCGTACAAGTGAAATTGGACTTGTGCTGCTCGTGTTTTCAGATCACTCTGCTGCCGTCGCTCCTCAATGTTTCCAGAAATATATCCAGACGTGTTGTTAGATTTGTTAACACGCAGTCTGATTCTATAATATCTTGGtcagattaataataatcatatcaATCATCGAAGGCTTAAAGGGTTAAAAGAGATTAAACCCAAGATGAGAAAAGAACGTATCAgctaataaaacagatttaaatgaagaagacatctacataaataaataattaacatttaataaaatgaataatccTCTCTTTCTTATTTGCTttttactatatttatttatccttCATGTCTCTCCAGTATAACAAATCGTCCATCAGACGTCCTGTTTTATGGGGACACGTGAAGAACGTGTGATGAGGTTTTAGCCTGGTTATGTTGAACTTTCCTTGAGCTTCGACTCTCAAACTAAAGATGAAGACCGTCGATGTGTTTGGATTTGATTCAAACTTTtgtaacaaatgtaaaaatgaagacTTCTCCGTCTTTCTGTCCAGACCTTCAAGTGTGAAGCTCCTCCCCCTCCGTCCTCCACCAATCAAATCCACCCCTGGCAGACCGCCTCCTCCGTCCATCAACTCAACCTCCTCAGCCAACCAGACGACTACGACCAGTTCCAAAACTAGTCCCGCCCCCTTCGTTTCTCCAGCCAGTCAGTCGTCGCCTTCACAAaccacttcctcttcttcttcttctcctgtatcagccaatcagatgcaGTCTCAAAGAGCGCCAAAGAGAGGGCCGCCTCTGCCGCCCCGCCCTAAACCCGGACACCCTCTCTATAGCAGCTACACggtatggacacacacacacacacacacacactctgctgtcatAGAGTCGAGCTCATTTCTTCTAATGTCTCAGAAACAGGAAGTCCTGATCGTCCTGGACGACCCGAGCCCGTCAGAGCACCTGTCAGGTGAGGGGAGGAGTCAGCCCGCCGTCACTCCGCTCATCAGCCCATCACAGTGTCTCCTCGATCTGGACACCCAACCAGAGCCTGCTCCGGATCAGGACAGCCAATCAAAGCCCGCCTTGGACGACCTCAGCCTGTCAGTCTCTCAGGTGAGCTAGCGAGGTCGATACTACGGGTCGAGCTCTAAACGTGGACAGTGAATGAGCGTCGGCCTCCATAAAGTCGTTAATCAGTAATccagtatttgttttattatgatttaatgATGATGTAAATGACGTGTTTTGTTTGCTCGTCCAGTCCATCCTGCCTGTGCAGCCTGCTGAGCTGAAAGAACAGCCGGACTCTCCTCCTGCCAGGTCAGACGCTCGGTGAACGCCACGCTTAGTAACTATTTACAGAAGAGCAGCTTTGTTcatcgagtgtgtgtgtgtgtgtgtgtgtgtgtgtgtgtgtgtgcgcagcgGTCCTCGATGCGTCGCTCTGTTCGATTACGAGGGCGAGGAGGACGACGAGCTCACCTTCTCTCAGGGCGACGTCATCGCCCTCCTGGAGCTCATTGGGCAAGAGTGGGGGCGGGGCCAGATCCACGGGCGAATCGGAATATTCCCCCTGAACTTCACCGAGGTGGTGGAGCCGCCTCCGCAGACGGCGACGCCACCGGGGGAAACGGCAAAACCGACGTCAACGGATAGCACGGCGACAGAAAGTACAGGTGAGCTCGACTGACTGATTATGATCGCGTACAACGAGACGTCTTCGTAACTTAACCGAGCGCTTTGAAGCTGATCGACTGATCGAACGTGTCACGTTGAGCAGCACAGGAGGTCGTAGATTTGTATGTGTCGTCTGTCCGAGTCGCTGAGTGTCGTTTAATCACAGTTTGGTTTGAGGTTTTAAACTTTAAGCAGCAAACATCAGGACACGAGCTCTCTCGTGTTCCCGCCCTGTTACAGAAAACTCAAACACTCTTGAGTACTCATCGTGACGAGCAGCTGAAACGCAGAGGTGCAAGGCTCTCCGTGCAGCTGGCGTTGACGTCTTCATGGGCGAGCTGACTGCAGAGTCGGGCTCCATGAAGAAATGTCAACCTTAATTCAGAACTGTAACCGTTGACGACTGAGGAAACCACTCAACACCAAACCAAACTATGAACTCTAAATATACCAGAAGGTCATGAAACCGGACGGCACCCTGCCCGGTTTGTTTCCATCGCTGATCTGATGAATGAAAGCTGCAGCACTCGTCAGTTTAAAGCCGTTAAATCAGATTCATCTTCAGATTTGAAgctgattatatattttttttttcctcggcAGCACCAAAGACGTCGCAGGACCCGGACCCAGAGGTGAGATCAGACAGCAGTAAAGTAAAGCGTCAGGAATTCATAGAGGTCGTTCAAAGTTCATGTCTTGATGAAGTCCGTGTGgttctgcaggtggaggagtggGCCGTGGCTCTGTTTGACTTCCCCGGGCAGACTGCAGACGACCTGTCCTTCCACAAGGGGGCGCTGATCCAAGTCATAGAGCACATCGAtgctgagtggaggagaggaagactgGAGGGCAGGGACGGACTATACCCTGCTGCCTTCACACAGCCCTGCCCGGgtacaacacacacctgaactcaccCTTTAAttacaggtatgtgtgtgtgtgtgtgtctctaaccacgacttcctcttcctgtttccagCTCCACCAATCCCAGAGCAGCATTCAGCGGTGAAAGGCGTGGCCAAGtttgacttcacagcagagagcGAGGACGAGCTCACGCTGAAGGTGACGCTGTCCGTCACGTGCGAGGACGTTCGCTTCAGGTCAGACGTCAGATTTAACGGCccgtctcctctctgtgtcctcctGCAGGTCGGTGACATCATCACGCAGGTGGAGTCCGTGGATGAGCAGTGGATCGTGGGAGTTGTGGGCGGGAAACGTGGGGTCGTTCCTAAAAACTACATCTCACTTCTCTGATGGGGGAAATAACTGTCGACGGGTCGGTAGGTTTTGAACGGACGACCTGTTCGACCTGTCCACGCCGGGCTCACATGATTGGTTAGTAAATCGGATAAATAGGAACTCTGAGAGGTGATCGGAGCTTCTCTTCGCTTGACAACCTTGACCTGACGTCGCCCTGGCAACTGAGACCTGACGGACCTTCTGCCTTTAAACGGCGACGTAAAACTGACGCCACGTCGCTGATTTTGGTTTTGATTTCTTGGGCTTCGTTCGACCTGCAGCTGACATCTGCTTTTCAGCTTCTCCTCTTTGCGATCACGGATGTTTAACACAGGCTGTTTTTCTTATCGCGTGTCGGCGGATTCATTTTCAAAACGAGGCCATCCCTGCAGTATTTGAACTGGAAAGCTTCGACTCAGCAAGTTTTGGAGGCGATGACTGATTCACTTTAAAACTTACATTTCTCTTTAACACCACAACAAACGTTATTCTCATCCCGAGCCCGAGGAGGTTTATAAAgctgaataaaatctgaataatGTGGAGCTTTAAGCTGATCGACTGCAGGGccgggagggagggagggagggaggatgttGGCTCCCGACAGGAAACACCAGCTGTGCTCTGTGTCGCCGTCGTCCTAAATACTAAATGTTTTTAACTTGCAGcgctcagatcagatcagagggCCAAAGACTGTCaggatgtgttgttttatgaCACTGTCGGTACCTGTAgctatttatttcttttgttgcgCACCGATTAAAAAGAACAGATCAAGGACAGATCACTGCTGAACATTT
Above is a genomic segment from Larimichthys crocea isolate SSNF chromosome XIV, L_crocea_2.0, whole genome shotgun sequence containing:
- the LOC104937298 gene encoding SH3 domain-containing protein 19 isoform X2 produces the protein MAEARTEEEEENMRRDAREQVVRRQPNSSGGRPDRRKPEHRHSQGPLSSIRAAIKRTSRSTSLSESSRDRDRERERDRDRDRDRDRDRDRRRPEITILSAEPLASTSWFPGASGGFPPPPPPAAQIWGPTIPPSIQPPPSYEEVIREKTQEQVLLPPPSSCPSYPSSSSSRPAPSITIATQTDPGSAPDLPADSQARRPLRPPRPRLPQAPRPPHVDDATATASQSTLASLDSDSVVPSTHPEAAAHTHCCNLLTELCSPLTSTSSAQTDQWDQSLPTTSSNVPSERPRPRPRSRLSVQPISSEVKVQTLVKLREDGLATLAARAGTDAGNQEASQGKYLQELLEAFSADDWGFPERRSDSSGHSQSESEDEDEDEDEEDMATLKARIQAFEQQQVADGSCGDGNNRDFAAAKKPEPRPRPRLQGQPAKSAPPTVAPKPKNFSHAPKPSTKVFWEDGGASADSEALKTTETPSTDVNPQPATEPTTSCTPRPAPALVPCKNSEKPSITPKPQSATEIPAPVPAPRPPPPKLTPSVSDAPPPANPKPPPRPPVAPRASVGAPPQDKSTTSGHTTPTLPPRPSVEVGGGAQTEAGTNETQDASNQTVKTGSVRPGIPTKPAALTSPRRASAPNLAPKPAGVSPPDSNPAPPKPTAAAPAMTPKPAASPTPGLKPPTPAPAPAMRKGPVIQTKPDTTIPNPSDPPLPPRPSSVKLLPLRPPPIKSTPGRPPPPSINSTSSANQTTTTSSKTSPAPFVSPASQSSPSQTTSSSSSSPVSANQMQSQRAPKRGPPLPPRPKPGHPLYSSYTEVLIVLDDPSPSEHLSGEGRSQPAVTPLISPSQCLLDLDTQPEPAPDQDSQSKPALDDLSLSVSQSILPVQPAELKEQPDSPPASGPRCVALFDYEGEEDDELTFSQGDVIALLELIGQEWGRGQIHGRIGIFPLNFTEVVEPPPQTATPPGETAKPTSTDSTATESTAPKTSQDPDPEVEEWAVALFDFPGQTADDLSFHKGALIQVIEHIDAEWRRGRLEGRDGLYPAAFTQPCPAPPIPEQHSAVKGVAKFDFTAESEDELTLKVGDIITQVESVDEQWIVGVVGGKRGVVPKNYISLL
- the LOC104937298 gene encoding SH3 domain-containing protein 19 isoform X1, whose protein sequence is MAEARTEEEEENMRRDAREQVVRRQPNSSGGRPDRRKPEHRHSQGPLSSIRAAIKRTSRSTSLSESSRDRDRERERDRDRDRDRDRDRDRRRPEITILSAEPLASTSWFPGASGGFPPPPPPAAQIWGPTIPPSIQPPPSYEEVIREKTQEQVLLPPPSSCPSYPSSSSSRPAPSITIATQTDPGSAPDLPADSQARRPLRPPRPRLPQAPRPPHVDDATATASQSTLASLDSDSVVPSTHPEAAAHTHCCNLLTELCSPLTSTSSAQTDQWDQSLPTTSSNVPSERPRPRPRSRLSVQPISSEVKVQTLVKLREDGLATLAARAGTDAGNQEASQGKYLQELLEAFSADDWGFPERRSDSSGHSQSESEDEDEDEDEEDMATLKARIQAFEQQQVADGSCGDGNNRDFAAAKKPEPRPRPRLQGQPAKSAPPTVAPKPKNFSHAPKPSTKVFWEDGGASADSEALKTTETPSTDVNPQPATEPTTSCTPRPAPALVPCKNSEKPSITPKPQSATEIPAPVPAPRPPPPKLTPSVSDAPPPANPKPPPRPPVAPRASVGAPPQDKSTTSGHTTPTLPPRPSVEVGGGAQTEAGTNETQDASNQTVKTGSVRPGIPTKPAALTSPRRASAPNLAPKPAGVSPPDSNPAPPKPTAAAPAMTPKPAASPTPGLKPPTPAPAPAMRKGPVIQTKPDTTIPNPSDPPLPPRPSSVKLLPLRPPPIKSTPGRPPPPSINSTSSANQTTTTSSKTSPAPFVSPASQSSPSQTTSSSSSSPVSANQMQSQRAPKRGPPLPPRPKPGHPLYSSYTKQEVLIVLDDPSPSEHLSGEGRSQPAVTPLISPSQCLLDLDTQPEPAPDQDSQSKPALDDLSLSVSQSILPVQPAELKEQPDSPPASGPRCVALFDYEGEEDDELTFSQGDVIALLELIGQEWGRGQIHGRIGIFPLNFTEVVEPPPQTATPPGETAKPTSTDSTATESTAPKTSQDPDPEVEEWAVALFDFPGQTADDLSFHKGALIQVIEHIDAEWRRGRLEGRDGLYPAAFTQPCPAPPIPEQHSAVKGVAKFDFTAESEDELTLKVGDIITQVESVDEQWIVGVVGGKRGVVPKNYISLL
- the LOC104937298 gene encoding SH3 domain-containing protein 19 isoform X3; this translates as MVRRQPNSSGGRPDRRKPEHRHSQGPLSSIRAAIKRTSRSTSLSESSRDRDRERERDRDRDRDRDRDRDRRRPEITILSAEPLASTSWFPGASGGFPPPPPPAAQIWGPTIPPSIQPPPSYEEVIREKTQEQVLLPPPSSCPSYPSSSSSRPAPSITIATQTDPGSAPDLPADSQARRPLRPPRPRLPQAPRPPHVDDATATASQSTLASLDSDSVVPSTHPEAAAHTHCCNLLTELCSPLTSTSSAQTDQWDQSLPTTSSNVPSERPRPRPRSRLSVQPISSEVKVQTLVKLREDGLATLAARAGTDAGNQEASQGKYLQELLEAFSADDWGFPERRSDSSGHSQSESEDEDEDEDEEDMATLKARIQAFEQQQVADGSCGDGNNRDFAAAKKPEPRPRPRLQGQPAKSAPPTVAPKPKNFSHAPKPSTKVFWEDGGASADSEALKTTETPSTDVNPQPATEPTTSCTPRPAPALVPCKNSEKPSITPKPQSATEIPAPVPAPRPPPPKLTPSVSDAPPPANPKPPPRPPVAPRASVGAPPQDKSTTSGHTTPTLPPRPSVEVGGGAQTEAGTNETQDASNQTVKTGSVRPGIPTKPAALTSPRRASAPNLAPKPAGVSPPDSNPAPPKPTAAAPAMTPKPAASPTPGLKPPTPAPAPAMRKGPVIQTKPDTTIPNPSDPPLPPRPSSVKLLPLRPPPIKSTPGRPPPPSINSTSSANQTTTTSSKTSPAPFVSPASQSSPSQTTSSSSSSPVSANQMQSQRAPKRGPPLPPRPKPGHPLYSSYTKQEVLIVLDDPSPSEHLSGEGRSQPAVTPLISPSQCLLDLDTQPEPAPDQDSQSKPALDDLSLSVSQSILPVQPAELKEQPDSPPASGPRCVALFDYEGEEDDELTFSQGDVIALLELIGQEWGRGQIHGRIGIFPLNFTEVVEPPPQTATPPGETAKPTSTDSTATESTAPKTSQDPDPEVEEWAVALFDFPGQTADDLSFHKGALIQVIEHIDAEWRRGRLEGRDGLYPAAFTQPCPAPPIPEQHSAVKGVAKFDFTAESEDELTLKVGDIITQVESVDEQWIVGVVGGKRGVVPKNYISLL